A part of Streptomyces sp. NBC_01235 genomic DNA contains:
- a CDS encoding PP2C family protein-serine/threonine phosphatase: protein MIGIRRTRAADTVDAIEPPSNAETVLGVLSVTVLVEVLGVLSGSEVWLLGLLVFLPGTASALCTVQQTRFVAAWTTLFVTFTVLLRAGDGGRPLDRALLVLLTLALGAASVYACHRRIGREHEMLRLRSTAAAMQRHILHPLPVVTDDVLVNGVYEPVQEDRLVGGDIYDVVASPWGTRVLIGDVQGKGLAAVGAAFAVIGAFREAAHREPTLTALVDALDAAVVRHNSYAEETGEDERFVTALIIGVDTGAEAQVVNCGHVPPRLVHDRAVTTPPLDSGVPLGLAELAAEPTTVGWFTFPAGSTLLLTTDGLTETRAADGTFYPIDERLLKHLDLSPSELPRALHEDALAFAGDDRRHDDVAVLTVRRSPRR from the coding sequence ATGATCGGTATCCGTCGGACGCGTGCCGCCGACACCGTCGATGCCATCGAGCCTCCGAGCAACGCCGAGACGGTCCTCGGTGTGCTGTCGGTGACGGTCCTGGTGGAGGTGCTCGGCGTCCTGTCCGGGTCCGAGGTGTGGCTTCTCGGGCTCCTGGTCTTCCTGCCGGGAACGGCGTCGGCGCTGTGCACCGTTCAACAGACCAGGTTCGTCGCCGCGTGGACCACCCTCTTCGTCACCTTCACCGTGCTCCTGCGGGCCGGTGACGGGGGCAGACCGCTCGACCGGGCGCTGCTGGTGCTGCTCACCCTCGCCCTGGGAGCCGCCTCCGTCTACGCCTGCCACCGGCGCATCGGGCGCGAGCACGAGATGCTCCGCCTGCGCTCCACCGCCGCCGCCATGCAACGGCACATCCTGCACCCACTGCCCGTGGTCACCGACGACGTCCTGGTCAACGGCGTCTACGAGCCCGTGCAGGAGGACCGGCTCGTCGGCGGCGACATCTATGACGTCGTCGCCTCTCCCTGGGGCACGCGCGTGCTGATCGGCGACGTGCAGGGCAAGGGGCTGGCCGCCGTGGGCGCCGCGTTCGCCGTCATCGGCGCCTTCCGCGAGGCCGCCCACCGTGAGCCCACGCTCACCGCGCTCGTCGACGCCCTCGACGCCGCCGTTGTCCGCCACAACTCCTACGCCGAAGAGACCGGCGAGGACGAACGGTTCGTCACCGCCCTCATCATCGGCGTCGACACGGGTGCGGAGGCGCAGGTCGTCAACTGCGGGCATGTTCCGCCCCGGTTGGTGCACGACCGCGCCGTCACCACCCCGCCCCTGGACTCCGGCGTCCCGCTCGGGCTCGCCGAACTGGCCGCCGAGCCCACGACCGTGGGCTGGTTCACCTTCCCGGCCGGTTCGACGTTGCTGCTGACCACCGACGGCCTCACCGAGACCCGCGCCGCCGACGGCACCTTCTACCCGATCGACGAACGCCTGCTGAAGCACCTCGACCTCTCCCCCTCCGAACTGCCCCGGGCGCTGCACGAGGACGCCCTCGCGTTCGCCGGGGACGACCGCCGGCACGACGACGTCGCCGTCCTGACCGTCCGCCGGTCACCGCGCCGCTGA
- a CDS encoding carbohydrate ABC transporter permease translates to MSAGARRGPRRRVARHWPQYLAISPYYLIFSVFMFFPVIYTVYLAFQKWDGIGDMHFVGFQQFRFLWDDPVFWLSVRNTLVIWVLSTVPMLFLALVLAVLVNSTRRLTAFYRVALFIPSITSLVAIAIFFGAIFSNNFGLINAVLRSLHVSAVPWMSNEWTIKLVIAALMTWQWTGYNAIIYLAGLQAIPSELYEAARMDGAGPVRIFFSVTIPLLRPIILFTVVVSTVTGLQSFTEPQVLFNSDASTNPNSGGPGQAGMTTLLYFYHQAFDNNDFGYAAAIVWAFFLLILLIVLINWRLVQRKERRP, encoded by the coding sequence GTGTCGGCCGGGGCCCGGCGCGGGCCGCGACGGCGGGTCGCCAGGCACTGGCCGCAGTACCTGGCCATCTCGCCGTACTACCTGATCTTCTCGGTCTTCATGTTCTTCCCGGTGATCTACACCGTGTACCTGGCGTTCCAGAAGTGGGACGGCATCGGGGACATGCACTTCGTCGGGTTCCAGCAGTTCCGCTTCCTGTGGGACGACCCGGTGTTCTGGCTGTCCGTGCGCAACACCCTCGTCATCTGGGTGCTGTCGACCGTGCCGATGCTCTTCCTGGCGCTGGTGCTCGCGGTGCTGGTGAACTCCACCAGACGTCTCACCGCGTTCTACCGGGTCGCCCTGTTCATCCCCAGCATCACCTCGCTGGTGGCCATCGCGATCTTCTTCGGCGCGATCTTCAGCAACAACTTCGGCCTGATCAACGCCGTCCTCAGATCACTGCACGTGTCGGCCGTGCCCTGGATGAGCAACGAGTGGACGATCAAGCTGGTGATCGCGGCGCTGATGACCTGGCAGTGGACCGGCTACAACGCCATCATCTACCTGGCCGGCCTCCAGGCGATCCCCTCGGAGCTCTACGAGGCCGCCCGGATGGACGGTGCCGGCCCGGTACGGATCTTCTTCTCCGTCACCATCCCGCTGCTGCGGCCCATCATCCTGTTCACCGTGGTGGTCTCCACCGTCACCGGTCTGCAGAGCTTCACCGAACCCCAGGTGCTGTTCAACAGCGACGCGTCCACCAACCCCAACTCCGGCGGTCCGGGCCAGGCGGGCATGACCACACTGCTGTACTTCTACCACCAGGCCTTCGACAACAACGACTTCGGCTACGCCGCCGCCATCGTCTGGGCCTTCTTCCTGCTGATCCTGCTCATCGTCCTCATCAACTGGCGCCTGGTGCAGCGTAAGGAGCGACGGCCATGA
- a CDS encoding flotillin family protein, producing MFGYRVPAPDEAMLISGGRRGLGGAPFRVVTGHGKFVLPVFRKTRFLTLSMCEAEVTETCVTRQGIALHVRAVIAFKVGNDHESIINAGQRFLSDQDQMSVLTGRIFAGHLRAIIGSMTVEEIVTERQKLAAEVLDTSKIEMAKIGLIVDSLQIQSIDDGDTGYIEAMSAPHKAAIQRQAQIAQAQATQASVEAEQVAARNQAEYARQTAIVKAEYSAEVDRAQAKAAQAGPLAQAHAQQEVLAAQTELAQRQAKLRQQQLVAEIVKPAEAEAERIRVLAAADAQRMKIQAEAAASYDRVALDRMLIDQLPQIVKEAAGGLAGANVNVLNGADGLGEIAAGLVSQGLTILDSVRQNLGGQDSAEGRRPAEGNGSALLQLHPGKDKKADDGPVDVD from the coding sequence ATGTTCGGATACCGCGTTCCCGCTCCCGACGAGGCGATGTTGATCTCGGGGGGCCGGCGGGGACTGGGGGGCGCGCCGTTCCGAGTGGTGACGGGGCACGGCAAGTTCGTGCTCCCGGTCTTTCGCAAGACCCGTTTCCTCACCCTGTCGATGTGCGAGGCCGAGGTCACCGAGACCTGTGTGACCAGGCAGGGCATCGCGCTGCACGTCCGCGCCGTCATCGCCTTCAAGGTCGGCAACGACCACGAGAGCATCATCAACGCGGGCCAGCGCTTCCTCTCCGACCAGGACCAGATGTCGGTGCTGACCGGCCGGATCTTCGCGGGTCACCTGCGCGCCATCATCGGCTCGATGACCGTCGAGGAGATCGTCACCGAGCGGCAGAAGCTCGCCGCGGAGGTCCTGGACACCTCGAAGATCGAGATGGCGAAGATCGGTCTGATCGTGGACTCGCTGCAGATCCAGTCGATCGACGACGGCGACACCGGCTACATCGAGGCCATGTCCGCACCGCACAAGGCGGCCATCCAGCGGCAGGCCCAGATCGCCCAGGCACAGGCCACGCAGGCCTCGGTCGAGGCGGAGCAGGTCGCGGCACGCAACCAGGCCGAGTACGCCCGGCAGACCGCCATCGTCAAGGCGGAGTACTCGGCCGAGGTGGACCGCGCCCAGGCGAAGGCCGCACAGGCCGGACCGCTGGCACAGGCCCACGCCCAGCAGGAGGTGCTCGCCGCCCAGACCGAGCTGGCGCAGCGCCAGGCCAAGCTGCGCCAGCAGCAGCTGGTGGCCGAGATCGTGAAGCCCGCGGAGGCGGAGGCGGAGCGGATCAGGGTGCTCGCCGCCGCAGACGCGCAGCGTATGAAGATCCAGGCCGAGGCGGCGGCCTCCTACGACCGGGTCGCGCTCGACCGGATGCTGATCGACCAGCTCCCGCAGATCGTGAAGGAGGCGGCCGGTGGTCTCGCCGGCGCCAATGTCAACGTCCTGAACGGCGCGGACGGCCTGGGCGAGATCGCCGCCGGCCTGGTCTCCCAGGGCCTGACGATCCTCGACTCGGTCCGCCAGAACCTGGGCGGCCAGGACTCCGCCGAGGGCCGCCGCCCCGCGGAGGGCAACGGCAGCGCCCTGCTCCAGCTGCACCCGGGCAAGGACAAGAAGGCGGACGACGGCCCGGTGGACGTCGACTGA
- a CDS encoding 6-phospho-beta-glucosidase — protein sequence MRLTILGGGGFRVPLVYRALLGDRGEGRVTDVTLYDLDASRLTTIRKVLADQAAGHPDPPAVTTTTDLEKAVTGADFVFSAIRVGGLAGRAADERIALAEGVLGQETVGAGGVSFGLRTVPVAAAVARRIAALAPDAWVINFTNPAGLVTEAMTAHLGDRVIGICDSPVGLGRRVAGALGVDPARTRLDYVGLNHLGWLRGLYADGRDLLPSLFEDEAALTSFEEGKLFGADLLRTLGALPNEYLHYYYFSRESVRSARAAEQTRGAFLHSQQQRFYTSVATVDGSSPAPRAAWNAWDATRLERETTYMAENREAVGMGERDSCDLESGGYEQVALALMRAIALDERATLILNVRNRGRIPVLDDDAVIEVPCHVDGNGAHPIAGAPLPEHGTGLVCSVKAVERAVIRAATTSDRAHAVRALTIHPLIDSYAVAKRLLDAYQGHFPELAYLGR from the coding sequence ATGAGACTCACGATCCTGGGCGGCGGGGGCTTCCGGGTCCCGCTGGTCTACCGGGCGCTGCTGGGCGACCGCGGCGAAGGGCGCGTCACCGACGTGACCCTGTACGACCTGGACGCCTCACGGCTGACGACCATCCGCAAGGTCCTCGCCGACCAGGCGGCCGGGCATCCCGACCCGCCGGCCGTCACCACCACGACCGACCTCGAGAAGGCGGTCACCGGAGCGGACTTCGTGTTCTCCGCCATACGCGTCGGCGGACTCGCCGGCCGGGCGGCGGACGAACGCATCGCGCTGGCGGAAGGCGTGCTGGGCCAGGAGACCGTCGGCGCGGGCGGCGTCTCCTTCGGGCTGCGCACCGTCCCGGTGGCGGCCGCGGTCGCCCGCCGCATCGCCGCCCTGGCTCCCGACGCCTGGGTCATCAACTTCACCAATCCGGCCGGCCTGGTCACCGAGGCGATGACCGCACACCTCGGGGACCGGGTGATCGGGATCTGTGACTCCCCGGTGGGCCTGGGCCGCCGCGTGGCCGGGGCGCTCGGCGTCGATCCGGCGCGCACCCGCCTGGACTACGTGGGGCTGAACCACCTGGGCTGGCTGCGCGGTCTGTACGCCGACGGCCGGGATCTGCTGCCGTCGCTGTTCGAGGACGAGGCCGCGCTGACCTCCTTCGAGGAGGGCAAGCTCTTCGGCGCCGACCTGCTGCGCACGCTCGGCGCGCTGCCCAACGAGTACCTGCACTACTACTACTTCAGCCGTGAGTCGGTGCGCTCGGCGAGAGCCGCGGAGCAGACCCGGGGGGCCTTCCTCCACTCCCAGCAGCAGCGCTTCTACACCTCCGTGGCCACCGTCGACGGTTCCTCGCCGGCGCCACGCGCGGCCTGGAACGCCTGGGACGCCACCCGGCTGGAGCGCGAGACCACCTACATGGCCGAGAACCGTGAGGCCGTCGGCATGGGGGAACGCGACTCGTGCGACCTCGAGTCCGGCGGCTACGAGCAGGTGGCCCTCGCCCTGATGCGGGCCATCGCGCTGGACGAGCGGGCGACTCTCATCCTCAACGTCCGCAACCGCGGCCGGATCCCGGTCCTCGACGACGACGCCGTCATCGAGGTCCCCTGCCATGTGGACGGCAACGGCGCCCATCCCATCGCCGGAGCCCCGCTGCCCGAGCACGGCACGGGTCTGGTGTGCTCGGTCAAGGCCGTCGAACGCGCGGTGATCCGGGCCGCCACCACCAGCGATCGCGCGCACGCCGTCAGGGCCCTGACCATCCACCCCCTGATCGACTCGTACGCCGTCGCCAAGCGCCTGCTGGACGCCTACCAGGGGCACTTCCCCGAGCTCGCCTACCTGGGCCGCTGA
- a CDS encoding RICIN domain-containing protein, translated as MHPRSPRPATRTAVLLTALAASLLPATASHAADTSVTVDFATAGGAPTYHASGMIYGMTPDGALPQDHFFKDVKWHFMRAGGAQLNNGGYGTSLAGYQTRWNSTLAQYKRTTALGGTFVLLPHDLWGADATTTQGWPGDNGDWTLFDNFVTQLINDVRANNMTVQWDLWNEPDGRNFWGPSQTQYLQMWSRFYARVRAAFPGQLIVGPSTASQPNSSNTWWTTYLNYVKANNVAPDIYSWHDEPGDPVTDVGRANSTLAAAGLTNTRPYQINEYATLSMQSPGGGAWFMGRLERAGADGLRGNWASGTNLHDYEANLLTKNSAGQYLPLGEWFMYRYYGSQTGNIVNLVPGAGTDGLATKDNSAKNAKVLLGSNGNTGTVTVNLTGLNTTSVVENSRVRAVVQRVPYNNGAAVSGPETVSDTTLTVSGNSASLTLPWSNAKDGYTVTLLPPSNTTVSTVAVSQNSGQCLDDTDLSTANGTQYQQYYCEGGYQQMLDLKPVAGRANTYTVVDEHSGKCLDVAGASTADGAAVVQYTCNGGTNQMFTLSPVTALGNSHDYQLVAVHSGKCVDVSNVSTQPRALVHQWTCDPASALGTKKNQVWRLQGKA; from the coding sequence ATGCACCCCCGTTCACCTCGTCCGGCGACCAGAACCGCCGTCCTGCTGACGGCCCTGGCGGCGAGTCTGCTCCCCGCCACCGCCTCGCACGCCGCCGACACCTCCGTCACCGTGGACTTCGCCACCGCCGGCGGAGCCCCCACCTACCACGCCTCGGGAATGATCTACGGGATGACCCCGGACGGGGCGCTGCCGCAGGACCACTTCTTCAAGGACGTCAAGTGGCACTTCATGCGGGCCGGCGGAGCCCAGCTCAACAACGGCGGCTACGGCACCAGCCTCGCCGGCTACCAGACCCGCTGGAACTCCACCCTGGCCCAGTACAAGCGGACCACCGCTCTGGGCGGCACGTTCGTCCTGCTCCCGCACGACCTGTGGGGCGCCGACGCCACCACCACCCAGGGCTGGCCCGGCGACAACGGTGACTGGACACTTTTCGACAACTTCGTCACCCAGCTCATCAACGACGTCCGCGCCAACAACATGACCGTCCAGTGGGACCTGTGGAACGAGCCCGACGGCCGGAACTTCTGGGGGCCTTCGCAGACCCAGTACCTGCAGATGTGGTCGCGCTTCTACGCCCGCGTCCGGGCCGCGTTCCCGGGCCAGCTCATCGTCGGGCCCAGCACCGCGAGCCAGCCGAACTCGTCCAACACCTGGTGGACCACGTACCTGAACTACGTCAAGGCCAACAACGTCGCACCCGACATCTACAGCTGGCACGACGAGCCGGGCGACCCGGTCACCGACGTCGGCCGCGCCAACTCCACGCTCGCCGCAGCCGGGTTGACCAACACCCGCCCCTACCAGATCAACGAGTACGCCACCCTGTCCATGCAGTCCCCCGGCGGCGGCGCCTGGTTCATGGGCCGCCTGGAACGGGCCGGCGCCGACGGCCTGCGCGGCAACTGGGCCTCGGGCACGAACCTCCACGACTACGAGGCCAACCTCCTCACCAAGAACAGCGCCGGACAGTACCTGCCGCTCGGCGAGTGGTTCATGTACCGCTACTACGGCTCCCAGACCGGCAACATCGTCAATCTGGTCCCGGGCGCCGGCACCGACGGCCTGGCCACGAAGGACAACTCCGCCAAGAACGCCAAGGTCCTGCTCGGCAGCAACGGCAACACCGGCACCGTCACGGTCAACCTCACCGGCCTGAACACCACGTCGGTCGTGGAGAACAGCAGGGTCCGGGCGGTCGTCCAGCGCGTCCCGTACAACAACGGAGCCGCGGTGAGCGGCCCGGAGACGGTCTCCGACACCACGCTCACCGTCAGCGGCAACTCCGCCTCGCTGACCCTCCCCTGGTCGAACGCCAAGGACGGCTACACCGTCACCCTCCTCCCGCCCTCCAACACCACCGTCTCCACGGTCGCCGTGAGCCAGAACAGCGGGCAGTGCCTGGACGACACCGACCTGAGCACCGCCAACGGCACGCAGTACCAGCAGTACTACTGCGAGGGCGGCTACCAGCAGATGCTCGACCTCAAGCCGGTCGCCGGCCGGGCCAACACCTACACCGTCGTCGACGAGCACAGCGGCAAGTGCCTGGACGTCGCGGGCGCCTCCACGGCCGACGGAGCCGCCGTCGTCCAGTACACCTGCAACGGCGGCACCAACCAGATGTTCACCCTCTCCCCCGTCACCGCACTCGGCAACAGCCACGACTACCAGCTCGTCGCCGTGCACAGCGGCAAGTGCGTCGACGTCTCCAACGTCTCCACCCAGCCGCGGGCCCTGGTCCACCAGTGGACCTGTGACCCCGCGAGCGCCCTCGGCACCAAGAAGAACCAGGTCTGGCGGCTGCAGGGCAAAGCCTGA
- a CDS encoding TetR/AcrR family transcriptional regulator — protein sequence MQAVAEAAGVGKGTLFRRFGDRDGLLPALLGETEAAFQEAYASGPPPLGPGTPAAVRLVAFGSALVERTGADADLGAALGRQVIYGRRHGPETGRAFHRHISTLLRGAGIEADHDLLAHALLPFASFETADCLRKEHAVSTARLQAAWADLVRRVTRPGGAWPTRAPTGPRHRS from the coding sequence ATGCAGGCGGTCGCGGAGGCGGCCGGCGTCGGAAAGGGCACGCTCTTCCGCCGGTTCGGCGACCGCGACGGGCTGCTGCCCGCCCTCCTCGGCGAGACCGAGGCCGCGTTCCAGGAGGCGTACGCCTCAGGCCCGCCGCCGCTGGGGCCGGGGACACCCGCGGCGGTTCGACTGGTGGCGTTCGGCAGTGCCCTGGTGGAGCGCACGGGTGCTGACGCGGACCTGGGGGCCGCGCTGGGACGGCAAGTGATCTACGGGCGCCGCCACGGTCCGGAGACCGGACGGGCCTTCCACCGCCACATCTCAACCCTCCTTCGAGGGGCGGGGATCGAGGCGGACCACGACCTGCTCGCCCACGCCCTCCTCCCCTTCGCGAGCTTCGAGACGGCGGACTGCCTGCGCAAGGAGCATGCGGTGTCCACGGCACGTCTGCAGGCTGCCTGGGCGGACCTGGTACGGCGGGTGACCCGGCCGGGCGGAGCGTGGCCCACCCGCGCACCGACGGGGCCGAGACACCGCTCATGA
- a CDS encoding extracellular solute-binding protein: MDLSRRRFLQAAVLTAAAAGATAACGGGSGSSGSKDSKNLTLWYWSGGLSDKVVADAKKHFSDITLKTSVVGGDFKTKLLTGLRAAQSAPDITGIKGEDIASFLPNANRFVDLKTVGADKLAPQYLSWKLKQATTQDGKLIGFPIDIGPCATFYREDLFAKAGLPTDPAKVSSELSTWDDYFKAGVELHKAVPKTFLINNIGSVFSMVIGQGTQRFIDEDNRFIGDQDHIRTAWTTAVKPYTLGIDAKINDNTWNAAIGNSSLGTEIGAAWHALDISNAAPGTKGKWRVASLPGGPSNLGGSFLAIPATSGNPEEAFKIISWILSPENQARGFTDAALFPTAPAAYNLPALTGGDAFFGGQKSIEIFGPAAEKIPTAYEAPADAAVSAPFFSELTSIEAKGKDPDEAWKDAVGQAKQIAQRQGVK; encoded by the coding sequence GTGGACCTTTCCCGCAGACGATTCCTTCAGGCCGCCGTACTGACGGCCGCCGCGGCCGGCGCCACCGCAGCGTGCGGCGGCGGCTCCGGATCGAGCGGCAGCAAGGACAGCAAGAACCTGACCCTCTGGTACTGGTCGGGAGGCCTGAGCGACAAGGTCGTCGCGGACGCCAAGAAGCACTTCTCCGACATCACCCTCAAGACCTCCGTGGTCGGCGGCGACTTCAAGACCAAGCTGCTCACCGGCCTCAGGGCCGCGCAGTCCGCCCCGGACATCACCGGCATCAAGGGCGAGGACATCGCCTCGTTCCTGCCCAACGCCAACCGCTTCGTCGACCTGAAGACCGTCGGCGCGGACAAGCTGGCCCCGCAGTACCTGTCGTGGAAGCTGAAGCAGGCCACCACCCAGGACGGCAAGCTCATCGGTTTCCCGATCGACATCGGCCCCTGCGCCACGTTCTACCGCGAGGACCTCTTCGCGAAGGCGGGGCTGCCCACCGACCCGGCCAAGGTCTCCTCCGAACTGTCCACCTGGGACGACTACTTCAAGGCCGGCGTCGAACTGCACAAGGCGGTCCCCAAGACCTTCCTGATCAACAACATCGGCTCGGTGTTCTCGATGGTCATCGGCCAGGGCACCCAGCGGTTCATCGACGAGGACAACAGGTTCATCGGCGACCAGGACCACATCCGCACCGCCTGGACCACCGCCGTCAAGCCCTACACGCTCGGCATCGACGCCAAGATCAACGACAACACGTGGAACGCCGCGATCGGCAACAGCTCCCTGGGCACCGAGATCGGCGCCGCCTGGCACGCGCTGGACATCAGCAACGCCGCCCCGGGCACCAAGGGCAAGTGGCGGGTGGCGAGCCTGCCCGGCGGGCCGTCCAACCTCGGCGGGTCCTTCCTGGCCATCCCCGCGACCAGCGGCAACCCCGAGGAGGCCTTCAAGATCATCAGCTGGATCCTCAGCCCGGAGAACCAGGCCCGCGGCTTCACCGACGCCGCCCTGTTCCCGACCGCCCCGGCCGCGTACAACCTGCCGGCACTGACCGGCGGCGACGCCTTCTTCGGCGGCCAGAAGAGCATCGAGATCTTCGGCCCGGCGGCCGAGAAGATCCCCACCGCCTACGAGGCCCCGGCCGACGCGGCGGTCTCCGCGCCCTTCTTCAGCGAGCTGACCAGCATCGAGGCCAAGGGCAAGGACCCCGACGAAGCCTGGAAGGACGCGGTCGGCCAGGCCAAGCAGATCGCCCAGCGGCAGGGAGTGAAGTGA
- a CDS encoding DeoR/GlpR family DNA-binding transcription regulator yields the protein MLPDRRHQLILRALRADGPTSVVALADKVGASQATVRRDLAQLEDEGLLKRVYGGAAPVVGEDDPFADVAGVRVEAKDALGAWCANLVRDGETVLLDIGTTAHRVARHLHGRSLTVITSNLAVYEELQDDKDVQLILLGGVVRRDYRSLVGFLTEDNLRQVHADRLFLGTSGVRPDGQVLDTTAVEVPVKRAMIAASAQVVLVADAGKFPGTGMARVCGPEELDVVVTNAPGDEKTCNRLREAGVEVVEV from the coding sequence ATGCTCCCTGACCGAAGACATCAGCTGATCCTGCGCGCTCTGCGTGCGGACGGGCCCACCTCGGTGGTCGCCCTGGCCGACAAGGTCGGGGCGAGTCAGGCCACGGTCCGGCGCGACCTCGCGCAACTGGAGGACGAGGGACTGCTCAAGCGGGTCTACGGCGGTGCCGCCCCCGTCGTGGGCGAGGACGACCCGTTCGCCGACGTGGCCGGCGTCCGTGTCGAGGCGAAGGACGCCCTGGGCGCCTGGTGCGCAAACCTCGTCAGGGACGGCGAGACCGTGCTGCTCGACATCGGCACCACCGCTCACCGGGTGGCCCGCCATCTCCACGGCCGCTCCCTGACAGTGATCACCAGCAATCTGGCCGTCTACGAGGAGCTCCAGGACGACAAGGACGTCCAGCTGATCCTGTTGGGCGGTGTGGTGCGGCGCGACTACCGTTCGCTGGTCGGTTTCCTCACCGAGGACAATCTGCGCCAGGTCCACGCCGACCGGCTGTTCCTCGGCACCAGCGGGGTCCGCCCCGACGGCCAGGTACTGGACACCACGGCCGTCGAGGTGCCGGTCAAACGGGCGATGATCGCCGCCAGCGCCCAGGTGGTCCTGGTGGCGGACGCCGGCAAGTTCCCCGGCACCGGGATGGCCCGGGTGTGCGGTCCCGAGGAGCTCGACGTCGTCGTGACCAACGCGCCCGGGGACGAGAAGACCTGCAATCGACTGCGCGAGGCGGGAGTTGAGGTGGTCGAAGTATGA
- a CDS encoding carbohydrate ABC transporter permease, with amino-acid sequence MNGLNRNRVRGLSVHVILMLGVVISVFPFYWIVVMATNTSQDIYSYPPKLWFGDHLLANIQHLFDKMDFFGSLFNTVIVAVCTTALVLFFDSLAAFAFAKYDFPGKKFLFGVLLSMYILPTQLAIIPQYEIMVQLGWLGTLKALIVPAAANAFGIFWMRQYTTTSVPDELLDAARIEGAGFFRLYWHVVLPCVRPALAFLGIYTFIAAWNDYILPLVMLVNPDRLTLQVALAQLYAGHSTDYSMVMAGVLLSVIPLVLVFTFFARGFIADATKGALR; translated from the coding sequence ATGAACGGCTTGAACCGCAACCGCGTCCGGGGGCTCAGCGTCCATGTGATCCTGATGCTCGGCGTCGTCATCTCGGTGTTCCCGTTCTACTGGATCGTCGTCATGGCGACGAACACCTCGCAGGACATCTACAGCTACCCGCCGAAACTGTGGTTCGGCGACCACCTGCTGGCCAACATCCAGCACCTGTTCGACAAGATGGACTTCTTCGGATCGCTGTTCAACACCGTGATCGTCGCGGTCTGTACGACGGCGCTGGTGCTGTTCTTCGACTCGCTGGCAGCGTTCGCCTTCGCCAAGTACGACTTCCCCGGCAAGAAGTTCCTCTTCGGCGTGCTGCTGTCGATGTACATCCTGCCGACCCAGCTGGCGATCATCCCGCAGTACGAGATCATGGTGCAGCTGGGCTGGCTGGGCACCCTCAAGGCGCTGATCGTGCCCGCCGCCGCCAACGCCTTCGGCATCTTCTGGATGCGCCAGTACACCACCACCAGCGTCCCCGACGAACTGCTGGACGCCGCCCGCATCGAGGGCGCCGGCTTCTTCCGGCTGTACTGGCACGTGGTGCTGCCGTGCGTCCGCCCGGCCCTGGCGTTCCTCGGGATCTACACCTTCATCGCCGCCTGGAACGACTACATCCTGCCGCTCGTGATGCTGGTCAACCCCGACCGCCTCACCCTCCAGGTGGCGCTGGCCCAGCTGTACGCCGGCCACTCCACCGACTACAGCATGGTGATGGCCGGCGTGCTGCTGTCCGTCATCCCCCTGGTACTGGTGTTCACCTTCTTCGCCCGGGGCTTCATCGCGGACGCCACCAAGGGCGCCCTGCGCTGA